A window of the Lolium perenne isolate Kyuss_39 chromosome 7, Kyuss_2.0, whole genome shotgun sequence genome harbors these coding sequences:
- the LOC127311565 gene encoding acyl-CoA-binding domain-containing protein 1 codes for MGLQEEFEEYAEKAKTLPDSTTNENKLCLYGLFKQATVGPVNTARPGFFDMAGKAKWDAWKAVEAKSKEEAMTDYVTKVKQLLEEAATAAASTS; via the exons ATGGGCCTCCAG GAGGAGTTCGAGGAGTACGCGGAGAAGGCCAAGACGTTGCCTGACTCGACGACCAACGAAAACAAGCTGTGCCTCTATGGCCTCTTCAAGCAGGCCACCGTCGGCCCCGTCAACACCG CCCGTCCCGGGTTCTTTGACATGGCCGGCAAGGCCAAATGGGATGCTTGGAAGGCTGTGGAAG CAAAATCCAAGGAGGAAGCAATGACGGACTACGTCACCAAGGTGAAGCAGCTGCTGGAGGAGGCAGCTACTGCCGCTGCATCCACTTCTTAG